Genomic window (Tripterygium wilfordii isolate XIE 37 chromosome 11, ASM1340144v1, whole genome shotgun sequence):
CATTTAGGTAAAGATCATTTGGCCACTTTATTCTAACGTCAAGATACGGTAATCCCTGAAATACCAGATTTCCCAAATTCATGACTATCAGTTTCTAAGCTCCAAAATAACATATCATTCAAAATGTGGAATtcaaaatgaaaatgtaaaCATCATTTATAGGgaaaatttcttcaaaattcGTGATATAAACAGCTGTGAAAGTCCATCAATGATTCAGATCCAAATTTAACTTGCTTTCACCATATGAAATTTAACTTACTTTCACCATATGGCCCTTTATATAAGAGCAACCACAACAAACTGAAAGGTCCCATTAAGTCTTATTACTACAATCCTACAAGCTGTAATGCCACTATATTTCCTAGAATGAACACTCTGCATGCAATCAAAAATTATCTCCCTATACATATTGCACCCATTGGATTAAGGACCACAAGCATATCTCAATAGAAATTGATGGCTGCCATAAATAAGCAGATTCCATAATCAATAAATCATCCACTCGAAGGAAAAGGTCAACTTCTAGACCAAAATGCAGCACACGTGCCTGATCAGTACTAAATTAACACATAGTCACATACATATTTCTAGGTATATTTCTTCCGTCCCCAGATTAGTCACACACGTTTAACTTTCAGTATTTTCTAGTTAGGCCCAACAGGTTGAACTCGAAACATTATCAAAAATGAAGGAAGAGAAAACTCTTGTTTGGTATCTTCCCTATTAACTTGTATGGACTTACTGAAAAAGTAAAACATATGACCAAAAGGACTTACATTTCTGTCACACACATCTTTTATTGCCTCTGTGACTGCAAGAGACACTACGTATTGTAACATAGGCACCGTTCGTCCATCCTCCATTTGCACGGTAAAAGAAAATAGAAGGCAGCCTACGGGAGATTCCCACACATTCTTTGACCGGCCTGCACCAGAATCAGGCATCCCATCTCACCataaagttttaaaaaattgatGACATTTGCCTAGGTCAGTAAATATCACTCAAACCTCTTCCTTTGTATTGCACATCTGCTACACAAACAGTACCAATTGGAAGCTCGCCAAAATTGCTGTTGTCAAAGACTAAAACAAAATTAACATCTTAATTAACCCAAATTCAATCTTAAAAACAATATTCGGAAATTCCATTACACGGATGCTTACCGTGACACAACGTCTTGAGTGGATGGCAAGCGGGGGGACCAAATGAGTAACCTGCCAAACCTACCGGTCGAAAGAGAACTCATGAACAATTCCACATTGAAAGACTGTTCTTTGGATTCTTTATCATCCATTTCTGCCTGCAAAAGCATCGATACTTCGCTAATATCAGGAAGTTTAACAGAGTTATTGTTCTTCAGTGATTTCGCTACTTCCTTCTCAGAGCTCGATTTCCCGCAGAGCACCAGCGTACAAGACGAATTGTTTTCCATATCTGAATTCAACGGGAACTTAAGAATAAGTATTCAAACCTTAGACGCTACAAAACAAGCACTCGTTGacgcatatatataaatgtaggTGACGATCGATAAAACCTGTAGCGGCTGTAGAGAGGCTGGAGAGATTCCTATTTGCAGAGACGAGTCTTCGAAGAGAGCGAATAGCTAGTGAATAAGTATACAGAGTAACGTAACTGGGGTAAGATGCGAATGGCATGACCTTCTGCGTCTTTTGAAATTTGAGGCTGCCGGAGGTTGAGCGAACCCACCAAACTGGCTTGGGAGACGGAGGAAACAATACGCGCTACTGTCACTGGACTGTTAGATGCAATTGTCACCGACTCATCCAGACCCGTTGATTTTCAGTTGGGACATATATATGGGTCCCATCGATAAATCGAACTGTAACTAAATTTAAGGTGGTAAAACTCTGTTGGGATGACTAAATTTATTCCATtcgaattaaattaaatttgaatatACATTATCTTTGTTGGAA
Coding sequences:
- the LOC120008484 gene encoding biotin--protein ligase 2-like; translation: MPFASYPSYVTLYTYSLAIRSLRRLVSANRNLSSLSTAATDMENNSSCTLVLCGKSSSEKEVAKSLKNNNSVKLPDISEVSMLLQAEMDDKESKEQSFNVELFMSSLSTGRFGRLLIWSPRLPSTQDVVSRNFGELPIGTVCVADVQYKGRGRSKNVWESPVGCLLFSFTVQMEDGRTVPMLQYVVSLAVTEAIKDVCDRNGLPYLDVRIKWPNDLYLNGFKVGGILCTSAYRSKKFDVSAGIGLNVDNGKPTTCLNDKLRELSAAACQLRREDILAAFFNKFENFYDLFINQGFQTLEGLYYKTWLHSGQRVIVQENNDDQVVENVVTVQGLTSSGYLLAIAEDNQLCELHPDGNSFDFFKGLIRRKLQ